One part of the Anguilla anguilla isolate fAngAng1 chromosome 11, fAngAng1.pri, whole genome shotgun sequence genome encodes these proteins:
- the cnbpa gene encoding CCHC-type zinc finger, nucleic acid binding protein a: MDMSSSECFRCGRPGHWIKNCPEAGRGRGRGRGRGKDLFCYRCGEQGHIARDCEQTEDACYNCHRSGHISRDCKEPKREQCCYTCGKAGHVARDCDHGNEQKCYSCGGFGHIQKLCEKVKCYRCGEIGHVAMQCSKVSELSCYNCGKTGHLAKECSIEATA, from the exons ATGGATATGAGCAGCAGTGAATGCTTCAGGTGTGGCCGCCCCGGACACTGGATCAAGAACTGCCCCGAAGCAGGACGTGGGCGTGGTcgggggcgtgggcgtgggaAAG ATCTGTTCTGTTACCGCTGCGGAGAGCAGGGTCACATCGCACGAGATTGTGAGCAGACAGAGGATG CCTGCTATAACTGCCACCGGAGTGGGCACATCTCCAGGGACTGCAAGGAGCCCAAGCGCGAGCAGTGCTGCTACACCTGCGGGAAGGCGGGGCATGTCGCACGCGACTGTGACCATGGCAACGAGCAGAAATGCTACTCCTGCGGGGGCTTCGGTCACATCCAGAAACTCTGCGAGAAAGTCAAGTGCTACAG GTGTGGAGAGATTGGCCATGTTGCCATGCAGTGCAGCAAGGTGAGCGAGCTGAGCTGCTATAACTGTGGGAAGACTGGACACCTGGCCAAGGAGTGCTCCATCGAAGCCACCGCCtaa
- the LOC118208577 gene encoding small integral membrane protein 4, protein MLLRKNRNIKYILSLVPGKRRFGTYRFLPFFFCLGGVMEWIMINVRIGKETFYDVYRRKRSEREYQQKVDDGLIVPGETGAKWP, encoded by the exons ATGCTTCTGCGGAAGAATCGAAACATTAAATACATACTAAGTCTAGTACCCGGCAAGCGTCGCTTCGGTACGTACCGGTTTCTGCCGTTCTTCTTCTGCCTCGGAGGAGTGATGGAGTGGATCATGATTAACGTGAGAATCGGAAAAGAGACattct ATGATGTATACCGGAGAAAGCGATCTGAGAGGGAGTACCAACAGAAGGTCGATGATGGACTGATTGTTCCCGGGGAGACGGGAGCCAAGTGGCCGTAA